The Vitis riparia cultivar Riparia Gloire de Montpellier isolate 1030 chromosome 10, EGFV_Vit.rip_1.0, whole genome shotgun sequence genome includes a region encoding these proteins:
- the LOC117923385 gene encoding ABC transporter C family member 2-like isoform X1 — MEKTSFKGGTVRFNLDPFNEHNDADLWKALKRAHLKDFIRMNSFGLDAEVLERGENFSVGQRQLLSLARALMRRSKILILDEATAAVDVKTDALIQKTIREEFKTCTMLIIAHRLNTIIDCDRILVLDSGQVLEYDTPEELLLNEGSSFSKMVKSTGAANAEYLCRLVLGEEGEEAMQLDRQPRLLASLR; from the exons GTACTGTGAGATTTAATCTTGATCCTTTCAATGAGCACAATGATGCTGACCTTTGGAAGGCTCTAAAGAGAGCACATCTCAAGGACTTCATTAGGATGAATTCTTTTGGTCTGGATGCAGAG GTCTTGGAGAGAGGAGAGAATTTCAGTGTTGGGCAGAGACAACTATTAAGTCTTGCTCGAGCTTTGATGCGGAGATCAAAGATTCTCATCCTTGATGAGGCAACTGCAGCTGTTGATGTTAAAACTGATGCTCTTATTCAAAAAACCATTCGAGAGGAGTTCAAAACATGCACAATGCTTATTATTGCTCACCGATTAAATACCATAATCGACTGTGACCGGATCCTTGTCCTTGATTCTGGTCAG GTTCTAGAGTATGATACCCCAGAGGAATTACTGCTCAATGAAGGAAGCTCTTTTTCTAAGATGGTTAAAAGTACAGGAGCTGCAAATGCTGAGTACTTGTGCAGATTAGTACTTGGAGAGGAAGGAGAGGAGGCCATGCAACTGGACAGGCAGCCAAGATTGCTTGCTTCTTTGCGCTAA